From the genome of Pukyongia salina, one region includes:
- a CDS encoding sulfatase family protein, producing MNYDITIMKKVLFSLITCIFILSCGPSQPEPDSPPNILFIEVDDLTAKYLGIHGAKIARTPNIDSLAQSGVIFKNAMAQGVMCTPSRNSLITGKYPHELGLYENLDLKSLPKDIWAFPMTLQQHGYTNFWVGKNHLIPYRGGLQPENVIDLKNKAIQCNMGFDSVYQSYGRSMVIDMAKQQFKTMGCWEEGIDSYGDFLFKNGLLEKFMEEGGGKPTTLDPDTESMDGHFTTYAMNKLSEYTEEGPFFMWLNYSGPHGPFNVQEEYGRGLYNNQMPPIIDPAEANYKLPEGLRMYPNNIYNDYTTLGYRRKYVAAISYVDSQIGRLLDFIKNSRYKDNTVIVFFSDHGIMTGDHGLLGKNTLFKEVLDAALIISYPKKFKPKFDYTPVELIDLVKTTLDIAQVEDSTIRSIKNGHSLLPLLDCKGKFEGDRLAFSEMRDFKAVFDGVYKYIHHEETPLLFNLEKNPNETENWLERNPEKAAELKKEIEDWLSR from the coding sequence ATGAACTATGATATTACCATTATGAAAAAAGTACTCTTCTCATTGATTACTTGTATTTTCATTCTCTCATGTGGCCCCTCTCAACCCGAACCAGATTCTCCCCCTAATATTCTCTTTATCGAAGTAGACGACCTCACGGCCAAATATCTTGGGATACACGGGGCAAAGATTGCACGAACTCCCAATATTGATAGTCTTGCTCAGTCCGGAGTAATATTTAAGAATGCCATGGCACAAGGGGTTATGTGTACCCCATCCAGAAATTCTCTCATCACCGGAAAATATCCCCATGAACTTGGACTTTACGAAAATCTTGACTTGAAATCCCTGCCAAAAGATATATGGGCTTTTCCCATGACACTGCAACAGCATGGTTATACCAATTTCTGGGTTGGTAAGAATCATCTCATCCCTTACCGAGGAGGGCTACAACCGGAAAATGTGATCGACTTGAAGAATAAGGCAATTCAATGCAATATGGGATTCGATTCTGTATATCAGTCCTATGGCAGATCTATGGTTATCGATATGGCGAAACAACAATTTAAAACTATGGGTTGCTGGGAGGAAGGCATAGATTCTTATGGAGATTTTCTATTTAAGAACGGACTGCTGGAGAAATTTATGGAGGAGGGCGGTGGCAAACCCACTACCCTGGACCCGGACACCGAAAGCATGGATGGTCATTTCACCACTTATGCTATGAATAAATTGAGTGAATATACCGAAGAAGGGCCTTTCTTTATGTGGTTAAACTACTCTGGCCCACACGGTCCGTTTAATGTTCAGGAAGAATACGGCAGGGGGTTATATAATAATCAGATGCCGCCCATTATCGATCCTGCCGAAGCGAACTACAAACTTCCTGAAGGCTTAAGAATGTACCCAAACAATATCTACAACGATTATACCACCTTGGGATATCGCAGGAAATATGTAGCCGCAATTTCGTATGTGGATTCCCAAATTGGCAGACTACTGGATTTTATTAAAAACTCCCGATATAAAGACAACACCGTCATCGTTTTCTTTTCAGATCACGGGATCATGACAGGAGATCACGGTTTATTGGGTAAGAATACCCTCTTTAAAGAAGTGCTTGATGCCGCTTTGATCATTTCCTACCCTAAGAAGTTCAAACCAAAGTTCGACTATACCCCGGTAGAACTTATCGATTTAGTGAAAACCACCCTGGACATAGCACAGGTTGAGGATAGTACGATCCGTTCTATAAAAAATGGTCACAGTTTATTGCCACTACTGGATTGTAAAGGGAAATTTGAAGGAGACAGACTGGCTTTTAGTGAAATGCGTGATTTCAAGGCAGTTTTCGATGGGGTATATAAATATATTCATCATGAAGAGACTCCCCTTCTTTTCAATCTTGAAAAGAACCCAAATGAGACGGAGAATTGGCTGGAACGAAATCCCGAAAAAGCGGCCGAACTAAAAAAAGAGATCGAAGATTGGCTATCCCGATAA
- a CDS encoding S41 family peptidase, with protein sequence MKIYNSITLAIVALLLLFTTKLKAQEQTLTINEQQMVIDSIEKKLNANYVFPEVAAKMAASIKDKLAKGDYKSIKDPHQFASTLTTDLQAVSKDKHLRVSFAPEQIAEQQQTVTPEDSIAFLNRYINSMKRDNFGFKELKIMSGNIGYLDLRSFSNVEFAGPTAVAAMNFLSNSDAIIIDLRKNGGGSPQMIQLISSYLFDSEPVHLNNFYWRPADSNTQTWTLPHVSGTRSAKTPVFVLTSGGTFSAAEEFSYNLKNLKRATLIGETTGGGAHPGGTDILTDRFTIWLPTGRAINPITNTNWEGTGVKPHIEVPADKALDVAYSKALEMLMEKSDDEEMKALYQWPLAEIKVKNNPVKLEVSSLKKFAGTYGPRKVTLENGVLFYQRDQGTKYELYPFSDHEFMLKGLKTFRIRFLSENNKVVALQGLYDNGYTDKNLRDN encoded by the coding sequence ATGAAAATTTACAACAGCATCACACTAGCCATTGTGGCCCTACTCCTGCTATTCACTACAAAGTTAAAAGCCCAGGAGCAAACATTAACGATCAATGAACAACAAATGGTTATTGATTCGATTGAAAAAAAATTAAACGCCAACTATGTATTTCCAGAGGTTGCGGCCAAGATGGCTGCAAGTATCAAAGACAAACTGGCAAAAGGCGATTATAAGTCGATAAAAGATCCCCATCAATTTGCCTCTACACTAACTACCGACCTCCAGGCGGTGAGTAAGGATAAACACCTTCGGGTATCGTTTGCACCAGAGCAAATAGCAGAGCAACAACAAACTGTTACTCCCGAAGACAGCATTGCTTTTTTAAACAGGTATATCAACAGCATGAAACGCGATAACTTTGGGTTTAAGGAACTAAAGATCATGAGCGGCAATATTGGTTATCTCGATCTTCGTAGTTTCTCCAATGTAGAATTCGCCGGTCCCACTGCTGTAGCCGCAATGAATTTTTTAAGCAACAGCGACGCGATCATTATCGATCTAAGGAAGAACGGTGGTGGAAGTCCACAAATGATCCAACTTATTTCAAGTTATTTATTCGACAGCGAACCGGTGCATCTCAATAATTTCTATTGGCGGCCGGCCGATTCTAATACACAAACATGGACACTCCCCCATGTGAGCGGAACCCGAAGTGCGAAAACCCCTGTTTTTGTTTTAACAAGCGGAGGCACTTTTTCGGCTGCGGAAGAGTTTAGTTATAATCTCAAAAACCTTAAACGCGCCACCTTAATTGGCGAAACAACTGGTGGTGGTGCACATCCCGGGGGTACCGATATCCTTACCGACCGATTTACGATATGGCTACCCACCGGGCGAGCCATTAACCCGATTACCAACACAAATTGGGAAGGAACAGGGGTAAAACCGCACATTGAAGTACCGGCAGATAAAGCCCTGGATGTAGCCTATTCGAAGGCATTAGAGATGCTTATGGAAAAAAGTGATGACGAGGAAATGAAAGCGCTTTACCAATGGCCCCTGGCCGAAATTAAAGTAAAGAACAACCCTGTAAAATTAGAGGTAAGTTCTCTCAAAAAATTTGCAGGCACCTATGGCCCACGAAAAGTAACTTTGGAAAATGGAGTATTATTTTATCAAAGGGACCAGGGAACAAAATACGAGTTATACCCGTTTAGTGACCACGAATTTATGTTGAAAGGCCTGAAAACTTTCAGGATACGATTTCTTTCGGAAAACAATAAAGTAGTCGCCTTACAAGGGTTATATGATAACGGATATACAGATAAAAATCTTAGAGATAATTAA
- a CDS encoding YqaE/Pmp3 family membrane protein translates to MSIWRVLLSILFPPLAVIDKGCGSVLIVLILTVCGWIPGVIAALIILNNPNR, encoded by the coding sequence ATGAGTATTTGGAGGGTATTATTGTCTATTTTATTTCCGCCCCTGGCTGTGATCGATAAAGGCTGTGGCTCCGTCTTGATCGTACTTATTTTAACTGTCTGCGGATGGATACCCGGTGTAATTGCAGCGCTTATTATTCTAAATAATCCCAATCGTTAA
- a CDS encoding helix-turn-helix domain-containing protein: MNAYRTVILLFCLLISPLVHAQYEFSGYVDGSMIDGEVYLSLVEDYRKISGVYNEQIIAKIKPDSTGFFSFTGNNLPEENRMYRIHVDTCPDGEYNLSHVSGHCANSKEVVFVANNSLTLSLPVTFENEMFCKIVSEDERSNAFLKIDSLKNDMRFAFSTYRSEANRKINTRKWFSILQQYGEQLNEPLAELYIYSFLSDRGSDLHTYYLEDLKNNSYYSGLLTRLKTSYPQTSYTQQYEAELKADQFLVQTASEAKLPWWVYLASGIALISVLGNFYFFGKWKKTKNAIPDAGKVLSNQEQKVLELILADKTNKEIASEMFVSVSTVKTHINNLYKKLKVSSRDEVKTLYAS; encoded by the coding sequence ATGAACGCATATAGAACTGTAATACTATTATTTTGTCTGCTGATAAGCCCTTTGGTACATGCGCAGTACGAATTTAGTGGGTATGTAGATGGCAGTATGATCGACGGTGAGGTTTACCTTTCTTTAGTTGAAGATTACAGGAAGATCTCCGGGGTATATAACGAGCAGATCATTGCCAAGATTAAGCCAGATTCAACCGGATTTTTCAGTTTTACAGGAAACAATCTACCCGAAGAAAACCGAATGTATCGTATACATGTGGATACTTGTCCCGACGGAGAATACAATCTTTCTCATGTAAGTGGCCATTGTGCCAATAGTAAGGAGGTGGTGTTCGTTGCCAACAATTCGCTTACACTGTCCTTACCTGTTACTTTCGAAAATGAGATGTTTTGTAAAATTGTTTCTGAAGATGAACGGTCCAATGCTTTTCTGAAGATCGATTCACTTAAGAACGACATGCGCTTCGCCTTTAGCACCTATCGAAGTGAAGCCAACAGGAAGATAAATACTCGCAAATGGTTTAGTATCCTGCAACAATATGGTGAACAACTCAACGAACCCCTGGCCGAACTATATATTTACAGTTTCCTGAGTGACCGGGGCAGTGATCTCCATACCTATTACCTGGAGGATCTAAAAAATAACAGCTATTATTCCGGATTATTAACCCGATTAAAAACATCGTATCCGCAAACCTCCTACACTCAACAATACGAGGCAGAACTTAAAGCAGACCAATTTTTGGTACAAACAGCTAGCGAGGCCAAATTACCCTGGTGGGTTTACCTCGCATCCGGTATCGCATTGATCTCGGTATTGGGAAATTTTTATTTCTTCGGAAAATGGAAAAAAACAAAAAATGCCATCCCCGATGCCGGAAAGGTGTTGTCTAATCAGGAACAAAAGGTCCTGGAGCTTATTCTGGCCGATAAAACCAACAAAGAGATCGCCAGTGAAATGTTTGTAAGTGTGAGTACGGTTAAGACTCATATCAACAACCTCTATAAGAAACTTAAGGTTAGTTCGCGCGATGAGGTAAAGACTCTCTATGCTTCTTAA
- a CDS encoding TlpA family protein disulfide reductase, translating to MRSPIFLILILITTLTGCKDNQAGVEVAEEVIPNESEDKLLGKINKDKLMKPVFAEWFQPAYEDYKVNTELVESYKDQLKEYEIEVFMGTWCEDSQREIPTLYKILEAADYPMEQLTIIAIDDEIENYKRSPGGEEGGRNIHHVPTIILKKNGNEVNRIIEYPVRTLEEDLQLILDGGYTPYYFAADMVHTRLIEMGLENFKADLNKLAVEFTGKTRDVYELNTYAKTIFRQGKKEEGIQVATLNTMIYPNNPNAYAGLGSRYMDMEQYEEAAKYFGKAVAMAPDDSEFKGYLEEAQAKL from the coding sequence ATGAGATCTCCAATTTTTCTTATCCTAATTCTAATCACCACCTTAACGGGATGTAAAGACAACCAGGCCGGAGTAGAGGTGGCCGAAGAAGTAATTCCCAATGAATCCGAAGATAAACTTTTGGGAAAGATCAATAAAGATAAACTTATGAAACCTGTCTTTGCAGAATGGTTTCAACCGGCTTACGAGGACTATAAGGTAAATACAGAGCTCGTCGAATCTTACAAGGACCAGCTAAAAGAATACGAGATAGAAGTCTTTATGGGCACCTGGTGTGAGGACAGTCAGCGCGAGATTCCTACCCTTTATAAAATACTCGAGGCAGCAGATTATCCTATGGAACAACTCACTATAATAGCCATAGACGATGAGATAGAAAATTATAAACGCAGCCCCGGAGGAGAAGAGGGAGGCCGGAACATCCATCACGTACCCACTATCATTCTAAAGAAAAATGGGAACGAAGTAAACAGGATCATCGAATATCCGGTGCGAACTCTGGAAGAGGATCTGCAGCTTATCCTCGATGGAGGATATACACCCTACTACTTTGCAGCAGACATGGTTCATACCAGATTAATTGAAATGGGTCTTGAAAACTTTAAAGCAGATCTTAACAAACTTGCGGTCGAATTTACCGGGAAGACACGAGATGTATACGAATTGAACACTTATGCCAAAACCATTTTCCGCCAGGGTAAAAAAGAAGAAGGTATCCAGGTGGCTACCTTAAATACGATGATCTACCCTAATAACCCTAATGCGTATGCCGGACTTGGCTCGAGGTATATGGATATGGAACAATACGAGGAAGCTGCGAAATATTTTGGGAAGGCGGTGGCCATGGCTCCGGATGATAGTGAATTTAAAGGTTATCTGGAAGAAGCACAGGCTAAACTATAA
- a CDS encoding OmpA family protein, translating to MRIVIILCILCSWLISCKDSEAKGKTAEVDTEEQAGIKEQPEIAFEVPEITEEDSDEESIEETRSNSVFDTGENRVYIKKEDLDKTELASLQQIMEGDPELKEKALIKDNGDEFELNLPALKVHLSNGHQSYKPMRDLLEQNISPASVSMGYEINGRERIRAYTNNPTGGFLEDMTEHYMYRGGRTGKTALRRLGVASDDNVVPILLNYFEVSEAELQMLKDFPNTENHPNSAAAKRALNFEIPKDVSEYLKDPKCTEGFKYTIDYFKKRQGKAAGKFMQKANKAREEFYQLNPGWYGEEEDIGITYIDSRRKYIYLPFGELSFADVMISHDTGDGGANSEGVLGEPDMALENFRLQDPRIGNLGLNGVLTLEFTNNALTDVNGPDLYVFEMGKIEPTRLEISKDGVNWLDIGQIEGGTAMVDLAGFVKPGETYNYVRLTDLDTFSVVPGADVDAVAAIGGALRLNIDSAVLFDTGEYKLKGSATSELERLLDAIKEIPEGTVIVEGHTDNVGSPQSNLILSKNRAQEVAGYLQENLSNTYKFTVKGLGESQPVAPNDTDENKQKNRRVEILVLPSNKH from the coding sequence ATGAGAATAGTAATTATTTTATGCATACTCTGTAGCTGGTTAATCTCATGTAAGGATTCTGAAGCGAAAGGGAAAACGGCAGAAGTTGATACGGAAGAGCAAGCCGGGATCAAAGAGCAGCCGGAGATCGCATTTGAGGTTCCCGAAATAACAGAAGAGGACAGCGATGAGGAGAGCATTGAAGAAACCAGATCGAATTCCGTATTCGATACAGGTGAGAACAGGGTTTATATTAAAAAGGAAGACCTGGATAAAACCGAATTAGCCTCCCTGCAACAAATTATGGAGGGTGATCCGGAGCTGAAAGAAAAAGCGCTGATCAAGGACAACGGAGATGAGTTCGAACTCAACCTTCCAGCTTTGAAGGTTCATTTGTCCAACGGACACCAATCCTATAAGCCCATGCGGGACCTGCTAGAGCAAAATATTTCGCCGGCTTCCGTTTCCATGGGATACGAAATTAACGGACGAGAAAGGATACGGGCATATACAAACAATCCTACCGGTGGTTTTTTAGAGGATATGACCGAACATTATATGTATCGGGGAGGACGAACAGGCAAGACCGCGCTTAGACGGTTAGGTGTGGCTTCAGACGATAATGTGGTGCCTATTTTATTGAATTATTTTGAAGTTTCTGAAGCCGAACTACAGATGCTAAAGGATTTTCCGAATACCGAAAATCATCCCAATTCGGCCGCCGCCAAACGAGCCTTGAATTTTGAGATCCCGAAGGATGTTTCAGAATATCTGAAGGACCCCAAATGCACCGAAGGATTTAAGTACACTATCGACTATTTTAAAAAAAGACAAGGTAAGGCTGCCGGGAAATTTATGCAGAAAGCCAACAAGGCCAGGGAAGAGTTTTACCAGTTGAATCCCGGGTGGTACGGTGAAGAGGAAGATATTGGGATCACCTACATCGATTCCAGGAGAAAATACATCTACCTTCCGTTTGGAGAGCTTTCATTTGCCGATGTAATGATCTCTCATGACACAGGAGATGGCGGTGCAAATTCGGAAGGAGTTTTAGGGGAACCCGATATGGCACTTGAGAATTTCAGATTACAAGATCCAAGAATAGGAAACCTGGGATTAAACGGGGTTCTCACTCTCGAGTTTACCAATAACGCCTTAACCGATGTGAATGGCCCCGACCTTTATGTATTTGAAATGGGAAAGATAGAGCCAACCCGCCTAGAAATCTCAAAAGATGGAGTTAATTGGCTCGACATTGGACAGATTGAAGGGGGAACTGCCATGGTAGACCTTGCTGGTTTTGTAAAACCGGGTGAAACTTATAATTATGTTCGATTAACAGATCTGGATACGTTTAGCGTAGTCCCAGGAGCAGATGTAGACGCCGTGGCGGCTATTGGTGGGGCCTTACGTCTCAACATCGATAGTGCGGTACTTTTCGACACAGGAGAATATAAGTTGAAGGGAAGTGCGACTTCAGAACTGGAACGTTTGCTTGATGCCATAAAGGAAATTCCGGAAGGAACGGTCATTGTTGAAGGCCATACAGACAACGTGGGATCTCCACAAAGTAATTTGATTCTTTCTAAAAACAGAGCTCAGGAAGTTGCCGGATATCTGCAAGAGAATTTGTCTAATACGTATAAATTTACGGTTAAAGGATTGGGTGAATCTCAACCAGTAGCACCAAACGATACCGATGAGAACAAACAGAAGAACAGACGCGTAGAGATACTTGTATTGCCTTCGAATAAACATTAA
- a CDS encoding TapB family protein — protein sequence MKKTLITLVAICLTIFFARAQSSCSKFYPFKEGAKTQLTMYNAKGKSQGMVEYNINNISTSGDATVANMTMTLTDHKGNEMKGTEYEATCRNGVVSIDFKSLMNPSLMAAYGDQMDYEVTGTNLDLPNDLSVGQSLPDAEIIIKMSMSGMNFNMSTLITDREVLGKESVTTPAGTFDCYIITQSTHIKSMAANQKRTTKQWIAEGVGVVKSEDYNKKGKLDGTSVLTSFSK from the coding sequence ATGAAAAAAACACTTATTACACTAGTAGCGATTTGCTTAACTATTTTCTTCGCCAGGGCGCAGTCCAGTTGCAGTAAATTCTATCCTTTTAAAGAAGGAGCAAAAACACAATTGACCATGTATAATGCCAAGGGGAAATCTCAAGGCATGGTAGAATACAATATAAATAATATTAGTACCAGCGGAGATGCTACCGTCGCAAATATGACTATGACACTCACAGATCATAAGGGAAATGAGATGAAAGGGACAGAGTATGAAGCAACTTGTAGAAACGGGGTCGTCTCCATAGATTTCAAATCACTAATGAATCCAAGTCTAATGGCGGCCTATGGTGACCAAATGGATTACGAAGTAACCGGTACTAACCTCGATCTGCCTAACGATCTCTCGGTAGGACAATCACTTCCGGATGCCGAGATCATCATTAAAATGTCCATGTCCGGCATGAATTTTAATATGAGTACGCTTATTACAGACCGGGAAGTACTAGGAAAGGAAAGTGTCACCACTCCTGCAGGGACTTTCGATTGTTATATCATTACCCAATCAACTCACATTAAATCCATGGCAGCAAATCAAAAACGTACTACCAAGCAATGGATCGCCGAAGGAGTTGGGGTTGTAAAATCTGAAGACTATAACAAGAAAGGGAAGCTGGATGGTACCAGTGTGCTTACCTCATTTTCCAAGTGA
- the lysS gene encoding lysine--tRNA ligase, which yields MQLSELELIRREKLSQLRNLGIEPYPAALYPVDSTSGKIKQNFEEGKKVNIAGRLMSRRIQGKASFAELQDAEGRIQVYFNRDEICPGEDKTHYNEVYKKLLDIGDFIGVEGELFTTQVGEKTVMVKNFTLLSKALKPLPQPRVDSEGNVHDAFTDPEQRYRQRYADLVVNPHVKEVFVKRTKLFNAMREFFNARGYFEVETPILQPIPGGAAARPFVTHHNTLDMPLYLRIANELYLKRLIVGGFDGVYEFSKNFRNEGMDRTHNPEFTAMEIYVAYKDYNWMMEFCEQLLEFCAKAVNNTTSATFGDHTIDFKAPYPRVTMTDAIKQFTGFDITDKTEAELRAAALEMGVEVDDSMGKGKLIDEIFGEKCEGNFIQPTFITDYPKEMSPLCKEHRDNPELTERFELMVCGKEVANAYSELNDPIDQRERFEAQLKLADRGDDEAMFIDNDFIRALEYGMPPTSGMGIGMDRLIMFLTNNASIQEVLFFPQMKPEKKQVALSEDEKQVLEYLKDHTPIFLVELKAQSGLSNKKWDKTIKHLTKNNLAKVEKTDDGLFVHAL from the coding sequence ATGCAACTTTCAGAACTGGAGCTGATACGACGGGAAAAATTGTCCCAATTACGAAATTTAGGCATTGAGCCCTATCCGGCGGCCTTATACCCTGTAGATAGCACCTCGGGTAAGATCAAACAAAATTTTGAAGAAGGAAAGAAAGTAAATATTGCCGGCCGACTCATGTCGCGCCGAATCCAGGGAAAAGCGTCTTTCGCCGAATTACAAGATGCCGAAGGCCGTATACAGGTATATTTCAACCGGGATGAGATCTGTCCCGGGGAAGATAAGACCCACTACAATGAAGTTTATAAGAAACTACTCGATATAGGAGATTTTATTGGGGTAGAAGGAGAATTGTTCACTACCCAGGTAGGCGAAAAGACCGTGATGGTTAAAAATTTCACACTTCTGTCTAAAGCCTTGAAACCGCTACCCCAGCCCAGGGTGGATTCGGAAGGGAATGTACACGATGCCTTTACAGACCCCGAGCAGCGGTACCGACAGCGATATGCAGATCTGGTTGTGAATCCTCATGTGAAGGAGGTTTTCGTTAAAAGGACCAAACTCTTCAACGCCATGCGGGAATTCTTTAATGCCCGAGGGTATTTTGAAGTGGAAACTCCAATTTTACAACCCATCCCGGGAGGTGCAGCAGCACGGCCGTTCGTTACCCATCACAACACGCTGGATATGCCCTTATATCTGCGTATAGCAAACGAATTATACTTAAAGAGACTTATCGTTGGCGGGTTCGACGGGGTGTACGAATTCTCCAAGAATTTCCGAAATGAAGGAATGGACCGCACCCACAACCCGGAGTTTACAGCCATGGAAATCTACGTGGCTTACAAAGATTATAACTGGATGATGGAATTTTGTGAGCAGCTTCTGGAATTTTGTGCCAAAGCTGTTAACAACACTACCTCGGCAACTTTTGGGGATCATACCATCGATTTCAAGGCCCCTTACCCCAGGGTGACTATGACCGATGCTATTAAACAGTTTACAGGTTTCGATATCACAGATAAAACAGAAGCCGAATTACGAGCTGCAGCCCTTGAAATGGGTGTAGAGGTAGATGATTCGATGGGGAAAGGAAAGTTGATCGACGAGATCTTCGGGGAGAAGTGTGAAGGAAATTTTATTCAACCAACCTTCATTACAGACTATCCCAAGGAAATGAGTCCGTTATGCAAAGAACACCGTGACAACCCTGAGCTTACCGAACGATTCGAATTGATGGTTTGCGGAAAGGAAGTAGCAAATGCTTACAGTGAGCTTAACGACCCTATAGATCAACGCGAACGATTTGAAGCACAGCTGAAACTAGCCGATCGGGGTGACGATGAGGCCATGTTCATCGATAACGATTTTATAAGAGCCCTGGAATACGGTATGCCTCCAACCAGTGGAATGGGAATTGGTATGGACAGATTGATCATGTTCCTTACCAATAATGCCTCTATCCAAGAAGTTCTTTTCTTCCCTCAAATGAAACCTGAGAAGAAACAGGTGGCACTTTCTGAAGATGAAAAGCAGGTATTAGAATACTTAAAGGACCACACTCCTATTTTCCTGGTAGAATTAAAAGCACAGTCTGGCCTGTCTAACAAGAAGTGGGACAAAACCATTAAACATCTTACCAAAAACAACCTGGCCAAGGTCGAAAAGACAGACGACGGGTTGTTTGTTCACGCCCTTTAA
- a CDS encoding MarR family winged helix-turn-helix transcriptional regulator: MKLVLPSKTIFHAIESTIKEYRKFAQKNISEAIEDMTIDQGLVLIFLDEYPDMTQKEIAELVFKDNASMTRMINTMVKKKYLKRSMHTEDRRRFNIEITPKGKEVLKILPPIIQNNRNSSLQGISKNEQKQLETILKKIRANCTNN; encoded by the coding sequence ATGAAGTTAGTTCTTCCTTCGAAAACCATTTTTCACGCTATTGAAAGTACGATCAAGGAATACCGCAAATTTGCCCAGAAAAATATTTCCGAAGCCATAGAAGACATGACGATCGATCAAGGCCTAGTACTTATTTTTTTAGATGAATACCCGGATATGACGCAAAAAGAGATCGCCGAGTTGGTCTTTAAGGACAATGCTTCCATGACCCGTATGATCAATACAATGGTTAAAAAAAAATACCTGAAAAGATCGATGCACACAGAGGACAGACGCAGATTTAATATAGAGATCACTCCAAAAGGAAAGGAAGTTCTAAAAATACTTCCACCCATTATTCAGAACAACAGAAATTCATCATTACAAGGAATATCAAAAAACGAACAAAAGCAATTGGAAACCATCTTAAAAAAGATTCGTGCCAATTGCACAAACAATTAA
- the lipB gene encoding lipoyl(octanoyl) transferase LipB: protein MNKEVIVQDLGLKDYKETWDYQEELFREILDIKIKNRREDAGLDTSNYFLFVEHPHVYTLGKSGDLGNLLIAEEKLAEIEASFYKINRGGDITYHGPGQIVGYPILDLENFFTDIHKYLRFLEEIIIRTLAEYNIKAERSSGETGVWLDVGTPFARKICAMGVRASRWVTMHGFAFNVNANLGYFDHMIPCGIKGKAVTSLNVELGKPEVSMDEVKGKLLKHFKQLFEAKFVEKADIKIQ, encoded by the coding sequence ATGAATAAGGAAGTTATCGTACAAGATCTTGGTTTAAAAGATTACAAGGAGACCTGGGACTATCAGGAAGAATTGTTTAGGGAGATCCTCGATATAAAAATAAAGAACCGACGCGAAGATGCCGGTTTGGATACGTCCAATTACTTCCTTTTCGTTGAGCACCCTCATGTGTATACGCTTGGTAAAAGTGGCGATTTAGGAAATCTTCTTATAGCCGAAGAAAAGTTAGCAGAAATAGAAGCTAGCTTTTACAAGATCAATCGTGGAGGTGATATTACATATCACGGCCCTGGGCAGATCGTGGGATATCCAATATTGGACCTGGAGAATTTCTTCACCGATATACATAAATACCTTCGGTTTTTAGAAGAGATCATTATCCGAACCTTGGCCGAGTACAATATAAAAGCCGAACGTTCATCTGGAGAAACAGGCGTGTGGCTGGATGTAGGGACACCATTTGCCCGAAAGATCTGCGCCATGGGAGTTCGGGCAAGCCGCTGGGTAACCATGCATGGATTTGCGTTCAATGTAAATGCGAACCTCGGGTATTTCGACCATATGATCCCCTGTGGTATAAAAGGGAAGGCGGTTACTTCTCTTAACGTAGAATTGGGCAAACCGGAAGTTTCCATGGACGAGGTAAAAGGAAAACTTCTCAAGCATTTCAAACAGTTGTTCGAGGCGAAATTCGTTGAGAAGGCCGATATCAAGATCCAATAA